A stretch of Acidobacteriota bacterium DNA encodes these proteins:
- a CDS encoding 50S ribosomal protein L4 yields MPSVEIRNLRNVPVGTMELSDTVFGAEINHTLLHEAVRSFMASQRSGTHATKGRGEVAGSGRKLWKQKGTGRARIGSIRSPLWRHGGTVHGPQPRSYAYKLPKKMLLGALRSALSAKLKDQAITVVEDFSQVTSKTKALRETLNKMGANRSVLLVDQQGNSNLVLSSRNLAGVELQTNRELHPYHVLKYKRMLISRLAIEKLQEVLQP; encoded by the coding sequence ATGCCTAGCGTTGAAATTAGAAACTTAAGAAATGTCCCGGTGGGCACCATGGAGCTGTCGGACACCGTTTTTGGAGCAGAGATTAATCATACTCTGCTGCACGAGGCGGTACGCAGTTTCATGGCCAGCCAGCGCTCGGGAACTCATGCGACCAAGGGCCGCGGCGAAGTGGCGGGAAGCGGTCGCAAGTTATGGAAGCAGAAGGGCACGGGCCGCGCTCGTATCGGCAGCATCCGTTCGCCTCTGTGGCGGCACGGCGGCACGGTTCACGGACCGCAACCGCGCTCCTATGCCTACAAGTTGCCGAAGAAGATGCTGCTGGGCGCGTTGCGTTCAGCGCTCTCGGCCAAGCTCAAGGACCAGGCCATTACCGTTGTGGAAGATTTCTCTCAGGTGACTAGCAAAACCAAGGCGCTGCGCGAGACGCTGAACAAAATGGGCGCGAATCGTTCGGTCCTGCTGGTCGATCAGCAAGGTAACAGCAATCTGGTGTTGTCGAGCCGCAACCTGGCCGGCGTGGAGTTGCAAACCAACCGCGAGTTGCATCCCTACCATGTCCTGAAATACAAGCGCATGCTCATTTCCAGGCTCGCGATTGAGAAACTGCAGGAGGTACTCCAGCCGTGA
- a CDS encoding 50S ribosomal protein L3, which translates to MVSGILGKKLGMTQIFTTDGAVVPVTVLQAGPCVVVQRKTAAADGYESAQIALVESRRMRHAGKPTLGHFKQAGVAPARFVREVPVEAGSEQTKPGDAVNVSMFSPKEKVNVVATSKGRGFAGLMKRHHFAGGAASHGSMFHRAPGSIGSSAWPSRVLKGVRAAGHMGVARVTVRNLEIVKIDTEENQIWVKGSIPGPNGGYLVIRKIIK; encoded by the coding sequence ATGGTTAGCGGGATACTCGGTAAAAAACTTGGGATGACCCAGATATTCACCACGGACGGCGCCGTCGTTCCAGTAACGGTGTTGCAGGCTGGCCCGTGCGTAGTGGTGCAGCGCAAGACTGCGGCTGCGGATGGGTATGAGTCGGCGCAAATTGCGTTGGTTGAGTCGCGCCGCATGCGTCATGCCGGCAAGCCCACCCTGGGGCACTTTAAGCAGGCGGGTGTAGCGCCTGCTCGTTTTGTCCGCGAAGTTCCGGTCGAAGCGGGCTCTGAGCAGACCAAGCCGGGCGATGCCGTGAACGTCTCCATGTTTTCCCCCAAAGAAAAAGTAAACGTAGTTGCCACCAGCAAGGGCCGCGGGTTCGCGGGCCTGATGAAGCGCCATCACTTTGCGGGCGGTGCGGCATCGCACGGTTCGATGTTCCACCGTGCGCCGGGTTCGATTGGATCTTCGGCGTGGCCGTCGCGCGTGCTGAAAGGTGTGCGGGCCGCTGGCCATATGGGTGTGGCGCGGGTTACGGTGCGCAACCTGGAGATCGTGAAAATCGACACGGAAGAGAATCAGATTTGGGTCAAGGGATCTATTCCAGGGCCCAACGGTGGGTACTTGGTGATTCGCAAGATCATTAAATAG